A part of Arachis hypogaea cultivar Tifrunner chromosome 12, arahy.Tifrunner.gnm2.J5K5, whole genome shotgun sequence genomic DNA contains:
- the LOC112726614 gene encoding probably inactive receptor-like protein kinase At2g46850 isoform X2, whose product MMHIIIGLELLVFLPFSCSLQPPNLLPNPCNETCGKLHVPFPFFVNSSCASISTSFNLSCSNSSNLFLKIDSQSYKVLEFFNDGLLVDFPGASSSSTCRMYNDLNSFGKSFEGKDEDQYGISLDNVVGLYDCDDSSVCKPDCETIELPGCDGSGNNLGCCYPLSDHSIWHSGEGFSVFSEFGCRGFSSWAVVRGSNSGKHGVKLEWGVPLKKNSSSMEKVCDFNAEMVNASSVQGAVRCVCQDGFLGDGFLNGSGCLQSCMKNGQEAYGDNCYIKKHDQRKMLIIVGILGPFLIVASLITLFYLLKKPATKPGMFDTEQAYYHSISFRKPNRTRLFSHHDLDKATKGFEEGQKLMSGAAGSIFAGVLGDGSHIAVQKLKCENEKDIIQVVSQIEILSNIVHRNMACVLGCCIESSYTPLVVYEYPANGTLEEHLNHEFKGNNGIGLDWYRRLIIATETAYILAFLHYENSPPIFHNNLKSSCIFLDDDLSVKIAGFGLLNSKFKYESHHFCKNDVYDMGLLLLEIISGSNSTHQKSPPTSALEKIRDGKLEEIVDPLLSYHEMAQLRRDQVQIVADLATRCMLFGGDGKIGMVDVVRELVHITKQSGDAGNLNFLEETFSNSSLLQMISMSPDSIIVH is encoded by the exons ATGATGCATATTATTATTGGTTTAGAACTTCTTGTGTTCTTACCTTTTTCTTGTTCTCTCCAACCACCTAATTTGCTTCCAAATCCTTGCAATGAAACTTGTGGAAAACTCCATGTTCCTTTCCCATTCTTTGTCAACTCTTCTTGTGCCTCAATCTCAACTTCTTTCAACCTTTCTTGTTCAAACTCCTCTAACCTTTTCCTCAAAATTGATTCACAAAGTTACAAGGTTTTAGAGTTCTTCAATGATGGCTTGTTGGTGGACTTTCCAG GCGCATCGTCGTCTTCGACTTGCCGAATGTACAATGACTTGAACTCATTTGGGAAAAGTTTTGAAGGAAAAGATGAAGATCAGTATGGAATCTCATTGGACAATGTTGTTGGACTCTATGATTGTGATGACTCCTCAGTATGCAAACCAGATTGTGAAACAATTGAGCTTCCAGGGTGTGATGGAAGTGGCAACAACCTTGGATGCTGTTATCCACTGAGTGATCATAGCATATGGCACAGTGGTGAAGGGTTCTCAGTGTTCTCTGAATTTGGATGCAGAGGGTTCTCAAGTTGGGCTGTTGTTAGAGGATCTAATTCAGGAAAACATGGGGTGAAGTTGGAATGGGGTGTTCCTTTGAAGAAGAATTCATCATCAATGGAGAaagtttgtgatttcaatgcagaAATGGTGAATGCTAGTTCAGTTCAAGGTGCAGTTAGGTGTGTTTGTCAAGATGGATTTCTTGGTGATGGTTTTCTTAATGGATCAGGATGCTTGCAAT CTTGTATGAAGAATGGACAGGAAGCATATGGAGACAACTGTTACATcaaaaaacatgatcaaaggaaaATGCTCATCATTGTAG GAATCCTGGGTCCATTTCTCATTGTTGCTTCATTGATTACACTATTCTATCTTCTCAAAAAACCAGCAACAAAGCCAGGAATGTTTGACACAGAGCAGGCCTATTACCACAGCATTTCGTTCCGAAAACCGAATCGAACTCGCCTGTTCAGCCACCATGATCTAGACAAAGCCACCAAAGGTTTTGAAGAAGGACAGAAGCTTATGAGTGGAGCAGCCGGGTCGATTTTCGCCGGAGTTCTGGGCGACGGATCCCACATAGCAGTTCAGAAGCTAAAATGTGAGAATGAGAAGGACATAATCCAAGTTGTATCACAAATTGAGATTCTATCAAACATTGTGCATAGGAACATGGCTTGTGTTCTTGGATGTTGCATTGAATCTAGTTACACTCCTCTAGTGGTTTATGAGTACCCTGCTAATGGAACATTAGAGGAGCATTTGAATCATGAATTCAAAGGAAATAATGGAATTGGTTTGGATTGGTATAGAAGATTGATCATAGCTACTGAAACAGCTTACATTCTTGCATTCTTGCACTATGAGAATTCCCCTCCAATTTTCCACAACAATCTAAAATCTAGCTGCATTTTCTTGGATGATGATCTCTCAGTCAAGATTGCAGGGTTCGGCCTACTCAATTCTAAATTCAAGTATGAATCTCATCACTTTTGCAAGAATGATGTCTATGACATGGGATTGCTTCTACTTGAGATCATCTCAGGCTCAAACTCGACTCACCAGAAGTCTCCGCCTACGTCGGCTTTGGAGAAAATAAGGGATGGGAAGCTAGAAGAGATTGTTGATCCTCTCCTTTCGTATCACGAGATGGCGCAGCTCCGGCGAGATCAGGTGCAGATTGTGGCAGACCTTGCAACAAGGTGTATGCTATTTGGTGGAGATGGAAAGATTGGAATGGTTGATGTTGTAAGAGAATTGGTGCACATAACAAAACAGAGTGGTGATGCTGGCAATTTGAATTTCTTGGAGGAAACATTCTCAAATTCAAGCCTTCTTCAAATGATTTCAATGTCTCCTGATTCTATCATTGTTCATtga
- the LOC112726616 gene encoding soluble inorganic pyrophosphatase 1 — MSEKGEAAKESRPAPRLNERILSSLSRRSVAAHPWHDLEIGPSAPQIVNCVVEIPKGSKVKYELDKKTGLIKVDRVLYSSVVYPHNYGFIPRTLCEDNDPLDVLVLMQEPVLPGCFLRARAIGLMPMIDQGEKDDKIIAVCADDPEYKHYTDIKELPPHRLSEIRRFFEDYKKNENKEVAVNEFLPASAAVEAIQYSMDLYAEYIMQTLRR; from the exons ATGAGTGAGAAGGGTGAAGCAGCGAAAGAAAGCCGTCCGGCTCCACGCTTGAACGAAAGGATTTTGTCATCTTTGTCACGCAGATCAGTTGCTGCACACCCTTGGCATGATCTTGAAATTG GCCCTTCAGCCCCACAAATAGTCAACTGT GTAGTGGAAATCCCAAAAGGAAGCAAAGTCAAATATGAACTTGACAAAAAAACTGGATTAATTAAG GTTGATCGAGTTTTATATTCATCAGTTGTGTATCCTCATAACTACGGTTTCATTCCTCGAACTCTGTGTGAAGACAATGATCCTCTTGATGTCTTGGTCCTCATGCAG GAGCCAGTTCTTCCTGGTTGTTTTTTGAGAGCTAGGGCCATTGGATTAATGCCCATGATTGATCAG GGAGAGAAGGATGATAAAATCATTGCTGTATGTGCTGATGATCCGGAGTATAAGCACTACACCGACATCAAAGAACTTCCGCCTCATCGCCTCTCTGAGATCCGTCGCTTCTTCGAAGACT ACAAGAAGAATGAGAACAAGGAGGTGGCAGTTAATGAGTTTTTGCCGGCATCCGCGGCAGTTGAAGCCATCCAGTACTCAAT GGATCTCTATGCTGAGTACATTATGCAGACCTTGAGGAGATAA
- the LOC112726614 gene encoding probably inactive receptor-like protein kinase At2g46850 isoform X1 encodes MMHIIIGLELLVFLPFSCSLQPPNLLPNPCNETCGKLHVPFPFFVNSSCASISTSFNLSCSNSSNLFLKIDSQSYKVLEFFNDGLLVDFPAGASSSSTCRMYNDLNSFGKSFEGKDEDQYGISLDNVVGLYDCDDSSVCKPDCETIELPGCDGSGNNLGCCYPLSDHSIWHSGEGFSVFSEFGCRGFSSWAVVRGSNSGKHGVKLEWGVPLKKNSSSMEKVCDFNAEMVNASSVQGAVRCVCQDGFLGDGFLNGSGCLQSCMKNGQEAYGDNCYIKKHDQRKMLIIVGILGPFLIVASLITLFYLLKKPATKPGMFDTEQAYYHSISFRKPNRTRLFSHHDLDKATKGFEEGQKLMSGAAGSIFAGVLGDGSHIAVQKLKCENEKDIIQVVSQIEILSNIVHRNMACVLGCCIESSYTPLVVYEYPANGTLEEHLNHEFKGNNGIGLDWYRRLIIATETAYILAFLHYENSPPIFHNNLKSSCIFLDDDLSVKIAGFGLLNSKFKYESHHFCKNDVYDMGLLLLEIISGSNSTHQKSPPTSALEKIRDGKLEEIVDPLLSYHEMAQLRRDQVQIVADLATRCMLFGGDGKIGMVDVVRELVHITKQSGDAGNLNFLEETFSNSSLLQMISMSPDSIIVH; translated from the exons ATGATGCATATTATTATTGGTTTAGAACTTCTTGTGTTCTTACCTTTTTCTTGTTCTCTCCAACCACCTAATTTGCTTCCAAATCCTTGCAATGAAACTTGTGGAAAACTCCATGTTCCTTTCCCATTCTTTGTCAACTCTTCTTGTGCCTCAATCTCAACTTCTTTCAACCTTTCTTGTTCAAACTCCTCTAACCTTTTCCTCAAAATTGATTCACAAAGTTACAAGGTTTTAGAGTTCTTCAATGATGGCTTGTTGGTGGACTTTCCAG CAGGCGCATCGTCGTCTTCGACTTGCCGAATGTACAATGACTTGAACTCATTTGGGAAAAGTTTTGAAGGAAAAGATGAAGATCAGTATGGAATCTCATTGGACAATGTTGTTGGACTCTATGATTGTGATGACTCCTCAGTATGCAAACCAGATTGTGAAACAATTGAGCTTCCAGGGTGTGATGGAAGTGGCAACAACCTTGGATGCTGTTATCCACTGAGTGATCATAGCATATGGCACAGTGGTGAAGGGTTCTCAGTGTTCTCTGAATTTGGATGCAGAGGGTTCTCAAGTTGGGCTGTTGTTAGAGGATCTAATTCAGGAAAACATGGGGTGAAGTTGGAATGGGGTGTTCCTTTGAAGAAGAATTCATCATCAATGGAGAaagtttgtgatttcaatgcagaAATGGTGAATGCTAGTTCAGTTCAAGGTGCAGTTAGGTGTGTTTGTCAAGATGGATTTCTTGGTGATGGTTTTCTTAATGGATCAGGATGCTTGCAAT CTTGTATGAAGAATGGACAGGAAGCATATGGAGACAACTGTTACATcaaaaaacatgatcaaaggaaaATGCTCATCATTGTAG GAATCCTGGGTCCATTTCTCATTGTTGCTTCATTGATTACACTATTCTATCTTCTCAAAAAACCAGCAACAAAGCCAGGAATGTTTGACACAGAGCAGGCCTATTACCACAGCATTTCGTTCCGAAAACCGAATCGAACTCGCCTGTTCAGCCACCATGATCTAGACAAAGCCACCAAAGGTTTTGAAGAAGGACAGAAGCTTATGAGTGGAGCAGCCGGGTCGATTTTCGCCGGAGTTCTGGGCGACGGATCCCACATAGCAGTTCAGAAGCTAAAATGTGAGAATGAGAAGGACATAATCCAAGTTGTATCACAAATTGAGATTCTATCAAACATTGTGCATAGGAACATGGCTTGTGTTCTTGGATGTTGCATTGAATCTAGTTACACTCCTCTAGTGGTTTATGAGTACCCTGCTAATGGAACATTAGAGGAGCATTTGAATCATGAATTCAAAGGAAATAATGGAATTGGTTTGGATTGGTATAGAAGATTGATCATAGCTACTGAAACAGCTTACATTCTTGCATTCTTGCACTATGAGAATTCCCCTCCAATTTTCCACAACAATCTAAAATCTAGCTGCATTTTCTTGGATGATGATCTCTCAGTCAAGATTGCAGGGTTCGGCCTACTCAATTCTAAATTCAAGTATGAATCTCATCACTTTTGCAAGAATGATGTCTATGACATGGGATTGCTTCTACTTGAGATCATCTCAGGCTCAAACTCGACTCACCAGAAGTCTCCGCCTACGTCGGCTTTGGAGAAAATAAGGGATGGGAAGCTAGAAGAGATTGTTGATCCTCTCCTTTCGTATCACGAGATGGCGCAGCTCCGGCGAGATCAGGTGCAGATTGTGGCAGACCTTGCAACAAGGTGTATGCTATTTGGTGGAGATGGAAAGATTGGAATGGTTGATGTTGTAAGAGAATTGGTGCACATAACAAAACAGAGTGGTGATGCTGGCAATTTGAATTTCTTGGAGGAAACATTCTCAAATTCAAGCCTTCTTCAAATGATTTCAATGTCTCCTGATTCTATCATTGTTCATtga
- the LOC112726615 gene encoding chloroplast stem-loop binding protein of 41 kDa b, chloroplastic, whose protein sequence is MARFMAVTPSQQNNQLSFSPLASSLSDFSGTITQEKQWQAKSASFYVSASSTKKILIMGGTRFIGVFLSRLLVKEGHQVTLFTRGKAPVTQQLPGESDSDYADFSSKILHLKGDRQDFEFVKSSLSAQGFDVVYDINGREAVEVEPILDALPNLEQFIYCSSAGVYLKSDLLPHAEVDAVDPKSRHKGKLETESLLQSRGVNWTSIRPVYIYGPLNYNPVEEWFFHRLKAGRPIPIPSSGLQITQLGHVKDLARAFVQVLGNDKASKEIFNISGDKYVTFDGLARACAKAGGFPEPELIHYNPKDYDFGKKKAFPFRDQHFFASTEKSKSVLGFENEFDLVGGLADSYNLDFGRGTYRKEADFSTDDIILGKTLVSV, encoded by the exons ATGGCAAGGTTTATGGCAGTTACACCTTCCCAACAGAATAACCAACTCTCCTTCTCCCCCTTAGCTTCCTCTCTTTCTGATTTCTCTGGAACCATAACTCAAGAGAAACAATGGCAGGCAAAATCAGCTTCCTTCTATGTATCAGCATCAAGCACCAAGAAGATTCTAATCATGGGAGGTACAAGGTTCATTGGTGTGTTCTTGTCTAGGCTCCTTGTCAAAGAGGGTCACCAAGTCACATTGTTCACAAGAGGAAAAGCTCCTGTCACTCAACAATTGCCTGGTGAATCTGATTCTGACTATGCCGATTTCTCTTCCAAG ATACTGCACTTGAAAGGAGATAGGCAAGACTTTGAATTTGTAAAATCTAGTCTCTCAGCACAAGGCTTTGATGTTGTCTATGACATTAATG GAAGAGAGGCAGTTGAAGTAGAGCCTATTCTCGACGCGCTCCCAAACCTCGAACA GTTCATTTACTGCTCTTCAGCTGGTGTCTATCTCAAATCTGATCTATTGCCTCATGCCGAG GTTGATGCAGTGGATCCAAAGAGCAGGCATAAGGGGAAGCTTGAGACAGAGAGCTTGCTGCAATCAAGAGGTGTTAACTGGACTTCAATAAGGCCGGTCTACATTTATGGACCGTTGAACTACAACCCTGTCGAGGAGTGGTTCTTCCACCGGTTGAAAGCCGGCCGCCCCATTCCGATTCCCAGCTCAGGACTTCAGATAACACAGCTTGGTCATGTTAAG GATTTGGCAAGAGCTTTTGTTCAAGTTCTTGGTAATGATAAAGCCAGCAAGGAAATATTCAACATCTCAGGAGACAAGTATGTAACTTTTGATGGCCTAGCAAGGGCATGTGCTAAG GCTGGTGGTTTTCCTGAGCCAGAGCTGATTCACTACAACCCTAAAGACTATGATTTTGGGAAGAAGAAAGCATTCCCATTCCGTGACCAGCATTTCTTTGCATCAACAGAGAAGTCAAAGAGTGTGCTTGGATTTGAGAATGAGTTTGATCTTGTAGGAGGCCTTGCAGACTCTTACAACCTTGACTTCGGCCGAGGAACCTATCGAAAAGAGGCCGATTTTTCGACAGATGACATCATTCTCGGCAAGACTCTTGTTAGTGTATAA